CTGGATGAGGAGGCCGCCGCCGAGGATGACCTGCAAGAGGGCCTGGTGACTCGCACGCAGCGGGGGAAGCCTGTCAGGGCGCGCACGCTACAGCAGCTGGACTATGTCCGCGCCGTCACCTCCCACACGCTGACGTTCGGCCTGGGGCCGGCTGGCACTGGCAAGACGTTTTTGGCGGTCGCGCTCGCCTCTCGCTGGTTGAGGGAAAAGCGGGTGGGGCGTGTCATCCTCACCCGCCCTGCCGTGGAGGCTGGGGAGAATCTGGGCTTCTTGCCTGGCGACTTGCAGGCCAAGGTCGACCCCTATTTCCGCCCGCTCTACGACGCGCTCTATGAGATGTTCGACGGGGAGAAAGTTACCCGATATCTGGAGAGGGGTATGATCGAGGTGGCGCCTCTGGCGTACATGCGTGGTCGGACGCTGGCTGATGCATTCATCATCCTTGACGAAGCGCAAAATACCACGCCAGAGCAAATGAAGATGTTTCTGACACGCATTGGACCGGGCTCGCGGGTGGTGGTCACGGGGGATGTCACCCAGGTCGACCTACCCCGGGGCAAGCGTTCGGCCTTGCTGGACGTTCAGTCGATTCTCGCCGGTTTACCGGACATTGCCTTCGTGCTGTTCAGCGCACAGGATGTCGTGCGGCACGACCTGGTTCGGCGGATCGTGTCGGCCTATGGGGCCTGGGAGGCTCGGCAGGCATGACGGATCGCCTGATCTCGCTGGCGCAGCGTGTGGTGCCGCCTCGGGTGCAGTCGATGGCCCTGCAGCCGTCGACCCATCAGGCACTCAATGTCCTGGTGGCCAGCCTATTGAGCCTTCTCTTGCTGGTTTTGGCTCAGCCTCGCTTTGCCACGGCCCTGGCCGAGGGCCACTGGTTGCCGCTGGGCGGCCTGGTCATGGTGCTTGGCACCGTTCTTGCTTTGATTGTCGGTTATTTGCGGCAGTACGAGGCCACGGTGGTGTCCTCTATCCGTCAGTTGTATCTCATCACGCTCGTCGTGGTGGGAACGCTGGCAGCGGCTTGGGCCTTCAGTGTGCTCCGGTTGGATCCTTTCGTCAGCCCGCTGGTGGCGTGCGGCATGCTGCTGACGGTTTTCGTCAACAGCCGCGTGGCGCTGGTGATCAGTTTCCCGATGGCGCTGTTTCTGGTGCAGTTCCCAGGGCACGATGGAACGTCGACCCTGGTGTCCGTGATGGCGCTGATGGTGGCGGTTTATGCCGTCAGTCGCGTGCAGCAGCGCTACGACGTCGTGCGCGCCGGCGGGATTGCCGCCTTGATGGCGGCGTGGTCCGTGGCGGCCCTGTTCAGCCTTGATGGCGTCACCTGGCAGGATTGGGGACTGCACGCCGTATCGGCCGCCGGTTCAGGCTTCGGGTCCGCCATCCTGGTGGTGGGCGTGCTGCCACTGGTGGAAGACCTGTTCGGCATCACGACCACCTTCAAGCTGCTCGAGCTCGCCAGCCCCAGCCAACCTCTGTTGCGGGAACTCCAGATGAAGGCTCCGGGCACCTACCACCATTCGATCCTGGTTGGGAACCTGGCAGAGGCGGCTGCGGAGGCCATCGGGGCCGATGCCTTGCTGGTGCGCGTAGGGGCTTACTATCACGACATCGGGAAGACCAAACGCCCCTATTTTTTCGTGGAAAATCAACTGGGAATGGCGAATCAGCACGACCGGATCTCGCCGCGGTTGTCGGCGCTGGTCATCACCGCGCACGTCAAGGAAGGCCTGGACATGGCGCGCGAGCACAACCTTCCGGGCATCATTCAGGACTTTATCGCGACGCATCACGGCACCAGCCTGGTCTCCTTCTTCTATCACCAGGCGGTGCAAGCTGAGGGACAGCGGCAGGTGCAGGAGGAGCATTTCAGGTACCCCGGGCCACGTCCACGCACTCGCGAAACGGGCATTGTGATGTTGGCGGACGGGGTCGAGGCCTCCTGCCGCTCTCTGAAACACCCCACTCCCGAACAGATCGAGGCGATGGTTCGCAAGATCGTTGAGAAGCGCCTGTCGGATGGTGAACTGTCGGAAGCCCCGCTGACGCTGAAAGAGATTGACAAGATTTCTGCTGCCTTCATTCGGGTTCTTTCGGGATTGTTCCACCAGCGCATCGAATATCCCGACCAGGTCTTCCGAGAACTTCGGGGCGGGGGCATTGAGATGGAATTGAAGGGGCGTAGGGTTGCCGGTCTGTCTAAATGACGAACAGGGGATGGCGCTGGATGCCTCCCACTGGCAGTCTCTGGCGGAGGCCTTGCACGAAGCGTGTGGCCTCTCTCCGGAGGACGAGTGGTCCCTCAGTTGGGTCAGCCGCGAGGCGATTCAGAGCCTGAATCGAGACTATCGCGGGGTCGATGCGCCGACCGATGTGCTGGCTTTTTCCTTGGAGGAAGGCGAGGAGGCCTGGCCCTCGCCCATGCCCGGGCGGATGCTCGGCGACGTGGTCGTCGCTGTCGAGGTGGCCGCGGAACAGGCTGCGCGCCGTGGACACGGCCTCGATGCCGAACTGGCCTTGCTGATGGTACACGGCTTGCTTCATCTGCTCGGGGAGGATCACGACACCCCGACCCGCAAGACCCGAATGTGGCAGAGGCAGGCCGAACTGCTGACCCAGATAGGCTTTCCCGAACCGATCTCCGTGGACGACCCGCCAGCCCAGAAACCGGCTTCCCGGCGCCGGAAGGCGGCTGGTGCGTGAGGTTCAAGGCTGCCACGCTACTGGCCAGTTTCACGTTCGCCGCGTCGGGGATTTATTTTTGCCTGCGCACCCAGCGCAACATGCGAATTCACGTGGTCGCGGGGGTGCTGGCCATGGCCATGGGCGCTTGGCTGCGTTTGCCCGCCTTCCATATGGCCTTGATCGCGGTCGTCAGTTCCCTCGTCGTGACCATGGAAATGATCAACACGGCCATTGAAAATGCGGTGGACCTTTACACCCATCGGCGTCATCCGCTTGCGAAAATCGCAAAGGACGTCGCTGCCGCCGCGGTGCTGGTGAGCGCGATCAATGCCGTATTGGTGGGGGTTCTGCTGTTGGGGCCACCCCTGCTCAGAGAGATTCAAAATGTTCAACTCGGCCAAGCGGCACACCAGGCGTTGCTATGAGCGGCTATCCCTGACGCTGGTGCGCTTCACGTGTCGTCTCAGCGTCCGAGTGCAAACTCCGTGTTTGGCCAGGATGGGGACTCAGCTGGAGGAAGTCTGGTGGTAAGAACTGGCGACCACGCTCACCTGTTCGTGAAGGGAGCGCGGGAACACAACCTGAAAAATGTCGACCTGCGGATTCCCCGCGACCAGCTGGTGGTGTTTACCGGAGTGTCCGGGTCTGGCAAATCGTCGCTTGCCTTCGATACGATCTTCGCCGAAG
The genomic region above belongs to Candidatus Sericytochromatia bacterium and contains:
- a CDS encoding HDIG domain-containing protein; amino-acid sequence: MTDRLISLAQRVVPPRVQSMALQPSTHQALNVLVASLLSLLLLVLAQPRFATALAEGHWLPLGGLVMVLGTVLALIVGYLRQYEATVVSSIRQLYLITLVVVGTLAAAWAFSVLRLDPFVSPLVACGMLLTVFVNSRVALVISFPMALFLVQFPGHDGTSTLVSVMALMVAVYAVSRVQQRYDVVRAGGIAALMAAWSVAALFSLDGVTWQDWGLHAVSAAGSGFGSAILVVGVLPLVEDLFGITTTFKLLELASPSQPLLRELQMKAPGTYHHSILVGNLAEAAAEAIGADALLVRVGAYYHDIGKTKRPYFFVENQLGMANQHDRISPRLSALVITAHVKEGLDMAREHNLPGIIQDFIATHHGTSLVSFFYHQAVQAEGQRQVQEEHFRYPGPRPRTRETGIVMLADGVEASCRSLKHPTPEQIEAMVRKIVEKRLSDGELSEAPLTLKEIDKISAAFIRVLSGLFHQRIEYPDQVFRELRGGGIEMELKGRRVAGLSK
- a CDS encoding diacylglycerol kinase family protein, yielding MRFKAATLLASFTFAASGIYFCLRTQRNMRIHVVAGVLAMAMGAWLRLPAFHMALIAVVSSLVVTMEMINTAIENAVDLYTHRRHPLAKIAKDVAAAAVLVSAINAVLVGVLLLGPPLLREIQNVQLGQAAHQALL
- the ybeY gene encoding rRNA maturation RNase YbeY, which produces MPVCLNDEQGMALDASHWQSLAEALHEACGLSPEDEWSLSWVSREAIQSLNRDYRGVDAPTDVLAFSLEEGEEAWPSPMPGRMLGDVVVAVEVAAEQAARRGHGLDAELALLMVHGLLHLLGEDHDTPTRKTRMWQRQAELLTQIGFPEPISVDDPPAQKPASRRRKAAGA
- a CDS encoding PhoH family protein — its product is MSASTPTEKNLNLPHPYTARWLCGDRDENLSFLSSALGVHVRLAGDGLVCTGPSEAVGLAAQLLTRLIPLASEHEILSLETLRGELRGLDEEAAAEDDLQEGLVTRTQRGKPVRARTLQQLDYVRAVTSHTLTFGLGPAGTGKTFLAVALASRWLREKRVGRVILTRPAVEAGENLGFLPGDLQAKVDPYFRPLYDALYEMFDGEKVTRYLERGMIEVAPLAYMRGRTLADAFIILDEAQNTTPEQMKMFLTRIGPGSRVVVTGDVTQVDLPRGKRSALLDVQSILAGLPDIAFVLFSAQDVVRHDLVRRIVSAYGAWEARQA